The genomic DNA GGAAGCAAGAAATTCTTAATTGGAAAGTATTGGAGCTAAATTAGAGGAAAATTCGGATTTATTGGACTACACGCGCAAGACATATTATTTGGGTCATATCTTGAGTTCTACTTATCAGATTTGTGCGATTAAAAAGTCTTCGCGAAGATAATGAGATTCTCTTTCATTCTAAACAGGCCCAGATATCAAATTTCATTTTGAGCAGGCCAGAATTAGATGAGAAAGTCAACTGTGAATTTTGATCGTATAATCCTTTTCGGTTTGGGATTTTTTTGTtttattcctaaaaataataaaaaatactATATATATTAGGTTATAATTATTAGACACAGAGACATACATATATTCATCGTGGTAGCCCCCGAAGAGAGTAGGAGACTTCAAAGAGAAGATTGTGTGCTTGGGGATTTCGACATAAGGATTTCTCTTCTACATCTTTACTTTGTATTGTATTCTCAACTCTCTATGATTTTTATGTACTTATTCATAATTCATAACTATGCTAGGCTAAATTTCTTTGTTAGATGACTGTTTTGAAACCCTAAATCTTATGACAATATGACGAGTATCAAACTTGAACTCTCGGGATGTGCTTGATTATGCTTATATGTTCGTCAATAATTTTAGAGATGCTTGAATTAACATTGGTACGTGGTCATCCAAAATCATTATGTGATTATTGTCTCTAAAAAGTCAATTAATCTTTTTATGTGGTTATGGGATTAATTATCTAAGTGCGTAATACGTATTAACTTTTCTATATGGTAATGGGATTATATGAATAGCAAAATTTGTTTTTACGTGATCATGACAAATTTTCTATAAATATTTAGCATATCAAGGATAGAGTTCAACACTTGTATATCATGGGTTTAGTGGGGGATTTACATGCTTTCCAACATCTCTCTTCAATTGCTTACATAACAAATTTTTAATAAGTTATATTTAGTTTAGTTAAAAATAACAAATCAAACCAAATCACATTCTTAATTTTTACTCaagataaaagtaaaaaaatAAACCCTTAATCCTTGATGTTAATGATACTCTTACTTATTCTACCTTACATTCGACACAAAAGGGTCCAGTTTAGTCATCACACCCGTGAATAATATTCTTTGTGGAAAACAAATTGAGGAAGAGAAAATGCAAAGTCTGAATGATACACAGCCCGGGATTTCTTAGAAATTAAATATCTGAAAGTGAGTTTCGGCTTAAAGCATATAGAAATTCAACTAAGATAGTTCAGATATATAATGAAAGATCATATAGATAATTAAAAGTTTGATATAGGATTTGATTACTTTAGGAAAGCTGGTAAAAGAACCGTGACCAAGTACACTGATTGTCAAGACTGTTCTATCGTCAAATATTCGAAAACCCATTTTGCTTGTCAAATATTCAAAACcccaatttaaaaaaaaatgcaAAAATCGAATCTGATGAGGTAGAACCATGTCATATTTAAGCTTCGAAATTTCGCATTTAGTAGCCATTATTTTTCGCAAACGTGCCAAGATCTATCTGGATAGTTCTTTATTTGTTCCAAAATCTCCTTAACATTCTATTCTAGCCTTCATTACTGTAATGGTAGTCTGGAGTATGGTTACGGGCGTCATGAGCACAACTTAAACTATTAATGCTTCGGACAAGTAGgtaaatcacataaacataagGTCCTGACAAAATTAGGCAAAAGCTAGGAATATGAAATCTTCTATAATGTTCAACAGGAACTTCCCTTTATGCTAGAAGTGCTCAACTTATTACCTAGAATTAATTACACTTTGCAACTCCCATCTTtcaattaaaatcaaaataatatatttacTTTGTAAAACACAGTTTGCAACCCTTAACCCTTAACTTTCAATAGTAACTTCAACATGCATCCTTTCAgttataaaattgaaattgagatgttaatattaataatttaaatttcaaatccataaaaatatttattttaatgcatattttatatgaaaaaaattataccCCACCTATTCTTTACTTTGGTGACAGAAAATCGGCacgaattttaaaattttcgtaAAGTATGCAcgataaataatttaattattttttttaaataaaaatataatatttaattttttatatagaaaaagaaaattttaaaaataaattatagaataaattttataatagCCTTAATATGTGCCAAGCACGAGaaaaaaataagtaaaaaaaTCAGGGAGTAGCTATTTTCCATAAGTAATACTCTAAATTAATCATAATgctaaatacttaaaatatatttatcaagtaaaatatatatttttatatataatcataaagtttctaaatatatttatattttaaaattttaaaaattatactgagtaaaatataaaataattgatattaaaataaaattagtatttaaatattttgttaaatTTCAATTTTACTcttcaaaatataatttttttaacaaaatGATTAAAGGGATGCATATCTAAAGTTAGGGGTTGTAaactatatttttaaaaataaatatataatggGGTTACAAAATGCAATTAACTCTATTACCTAATTAAACACATTGATACCTCAGTGTCCCACCATGGACTTTCTATTCCTGTTACCAACATTCCTATCGACAACCCTACGCTTTCTATTCCTCTTTCCGAGTTGAGGCTGGGTATCCTTCCATTATCAAACCTGATTTATAAATTTCCCTACTACCAAATCATGCATTCATATTTGTGGATGGAGGATCATGGCCATCACTACAACGAAGAAGGATCATTTCAAAAAATTTACTCCGTCTTGTCTATCGCATAACAACTTTTGTTTTCTACCAAAAATATACTCTAATTTCTTTAATCCAGTAGTTGAAGTTCAACAACAATAGAAAGTAACTAATTAACAAACATAAATCATAAGCTTGTGATTCCAAAAACAACTGATCCAAAAGAGAGATAGATATAACACAAATTGATTCATCGATTTGATTGAAGTGGAAAGTAATTTCTTCTCATAAACTTAATTACATAAACCTAGCAACATATTAGATAATTAGATCCTAGTTCTTATGGGGATTCTCTCGGCAAATTGTTGAATCAAAATGATACACCCCTAAACATAACACAATACAATGAGTTAAATCTTATAATTAAAAGCAAATATATGTTTTGCCTTGACCTCATTGCTGCTCGAACTTCACAGGGGAATCTGTAGCTGCCAGTCCCAACCACGATTTCGTCTCAGCTGGCTTAATCACCGCTGGTGAACCATATGGAGCTCGAGCAGTGATCCTGTCCTTCCTCTTCTCAAGGAAACGAGTAAGGGAGGCCTTTCTTGCAATTGGTAGATCTAAACATACAAAATCATAAAACATAAATTAGTACTTCCTTCCATTTCCATTACAAAATCCGTATTCTAAACTTGTTGCTCGCTTGCAAATAGTATACTAACTTAAAAAAGCATTACAAAAACAATCACTTGAGCAGATTAAAAACTCAAGAACTCTTTCGAGGGGAAGAGCTATTTACCGGAAACAATTGGCTGAGGAGTTTTCGCAAGACTATTAACATTAGGGGAGGCCGGAACCTCAGGTTGCTTATATCCTGAACATGCCTTGCTTGCTAACATCATAATCTCCTTAGCCTTCTCCGACGGAAAGTCATTAAAGACCATCACTTGTCCTCCGTAAAATATAGTCATCTGTGCATTTTCCGGCTGCTGTTTCACCGGAAACAAATTCATAGTCATTCCTGCCGCCGTTGGCGTCGCCGGAGTGGTTCCTGAACATTAATTTCAAATAAAATTCAGATCCAACACACACACATAAATAGGCTTGAACATATGCACGTAAATAGATCCAATTAAAAAAACAATAAAGCAAATTTCCTTTTTTGGATAATTACACAGCACTTTTTTCGTTTTG from Apium graveolens cultivar Ventura chromosome 5, ASM990537v1, whole genome shotgun sequence includes the following:
- the LOC141724517 gene encoding protein TIFY 10B-like is translated as MSSSSEIIDSGKCSGQKTAKSPEKSSFSQTCNMLSQYLKEKRTLGDLCLGTTPATPTAAGMTMNLFPVKQQPENAQMTIFYGGQVMVFNDFPSEKAKEIMMLASKACSGYKQPEVPASPNVNSLAKTPQPIVSDLPIARKASLTRFLEKRKDRITARAPYGSPAVIKPAETKSWLGLAATDSPVKFEQQ